In Lysobacter firmicutimachus, one genomic interval encodes:
- a CDS encoding LysR family transcriptional regulator — MDRIADLHLFLRVLDLGSISAAARSLDLSVAVASQRLKRLERELGVRLLHRTTRQLHATAEGLALAERGRGLIEELEALTADLRRAGSEPAGLLRVTTSAAFGRLYLSPLLPEFQRRYPAVRLSANLTDQNLDLIASGMDLAIRIGALDDSSLVARKLADNRRVLAASPEYLRRHGAPRTPEDLIAHECLVLVGGQGRMEDWRLLDRDGAASTVRVNGRIESNFGEVLRDAAIAGLGIAHFSVWHVHEDLRSGRLVQVLPDYRLPDTAISAVMPQRRFVPLRVRAFIDFVAESFGDVPPWERGG, encoded by the coding sequence ATGGACCGTATCGCCGACCTGCACCTGTTCCTGCGCGTGCTCGACCTGGGTTCGATCAGCGCCGCCGCGCGCAGCCTGGACCTGTCGGTCGCGGTCGCCAGCCAGCGCCTGAAGCGGCTGGAACGCGAACTCGGCGTACGCCTGCTGCACCGGACCACCCGTCAATTGCATGCCACCGCCGAAGGCCTGGCCCTGGCCGAGCGCGGCCGGGGACTGATCGAAGAGCTGGAGGCGCTGACCGCCGACCTGCGCCGCGCCGGCAGCGAACCGGCGGGATTGCTGAGGGTCACCACCTCGGCCGCGTTCGGGCGCCTGTACCTTTCGCCGTTGCTGCCCGAGTTCCAGCGCCGCTACCCGGCGGTGCGGCTGAGCGCGAACCTGACCGACCAGAACCTGGACCTGATCGCCTCCGGCATGGACCTGGCGATCCGCATCGGTGCGCTCGACGATTCCAGCCTGGTCGCGCGCAAGCTGGCCGACAATCGCCGCGTGCTGGCGGCCTCGCCCGAGTACCTGCGCCGGCACGGCGCGCCGCGCACGCCGGAGGATCTGATCGCGCACGAATGCCTGGTGCTGGTCGGCGGGCAGGGGCGGATGGAGGACTGGCGCCTGCTCGACCGCGACGGCGCGGCGAGCACGGTGCGGGTCAACGGCCGGATCGAAAGCAACTTCGGCGAAGTGCTGCGCGACGCCGCGATCGCCGGCCTGGGCATCGCCCACTTCTCGGTCTGGCACGTGCACGAAGACCTGCGCAGCGGGCGCCTGGTGCAGGTGCTGCCGGATTACCGGCTGCCGGACACGGCGATCAGCGCGGTGATGCCGCAGCGGCGCTTCGTGCCGTTGCGCGTGCGCGCCTTCATCGACTTCGTCGCCGAGTCCTTCGGCGATGTGCCGCCGTGGGAGCGCGGCGGCTAG